One region of Triticum aestivum cultivar Chinese Spring chromosome 6B, IWGSC CS RefSeq v2.1, whole genome shotgun sequence genomic DNA includes:
- the LOC123137864 gene encoding pentatricopeptide repeat-containing protein At1g31920, with translation MVGGLVLPQPQHQAATPRTAAPAPATTTQALEQAPCCATVSARLVRGLDEVRKAHARNFKLGLDRSPPHLRPLLAACALGEWPGSMEYAAAIFATLDEPEAFDYNTLMRGHVVGGRAPAAALRLYVDMLHNGVEPDGYTFPFILKACAQLAALRQGRQLQGHAVKLGFLEHDEHAQNSLISFYGKCGEPELARRAFEQMEAGERTAASWSALLAAYTKAGQWADCLESFGAMARHGWRPDESSMVSALSACAHLGAYDVGRSVHCALLRNTVTLNTFMETSLVDMYSKCGCIEKAMAVFDRMDGKKNEWTYSAMVSGLALHGNGRKALQVFDAMIREGHQPDEAVYVGVLNACSRSGLLEEGLRCFDWMRLERKVAPNAQHYGCMVDLMARAGRLDEARALIASMPTGPTDTAWRSLLNACRIHGDIKLAGRALRELARLGGAVAGDYIILADMHARAKNWDEATALRTEAVERGLAQAPGFSAVEVQGEMHRFTSQDRSHPRAADIYEMLHQMEWQLRFEGYKPDTSEVALDADDEEKRSAVAAHSQKLAMAFGLLSTPEGTPVRIVTNLRMSNECHAYSALISEIFGREVVVRDRNRFHRFRRGTCSCGNYW, from the coding sequence ATGGTGGGAGGTCTAGTGCTCCCCCAGCCGCAGCACCAGGCCGCCACGCCAAGAACCGCCGCCCCGGCGCCGGCGACCACGACGCAAGCGCTGGAGCAGGCGCCATGCTGCGCCACGGTCTCGGCGCGGCTCGTGCGTGGCCTGGACGAGGTCAGGAAGGCGCACGCGAGGAACTTCAAGCTCGGCCTCGACCGCTCCCCGCCGCACTTGCGGCCGCTCCTCGCGGCGTGCGCGCTCGGGGAGTGGCCGGGCAGCATGGAGTACGCGGCGGCCATCTTCGCCACGCTCGACGAGCCGGAGGCGTTCGACTACAACACTCTGATGCGCGGTCACGTCGTCGGTGGCCGCGCCCCCGCGGCCGCCCTGCGGCTGTACGTCGACATGCTCCACAACGGCGTCGAGCCCGACGGCTACACGTTCCCGTTCATCCTCAAGGCGTGCGCACAGCTCGCGGCGTTGCGGCAAGGGAGGCAGCTGCAGGGACACGCCGTGAAGCTCGGGTTCCTCGAGCACGACGAGCACGCGCAGAACAGCCTCATCAGCTTCTACGGCAAGTGCGGCGAGCCGGAGCTGGCGCGCCGGGCGTTCGAGCAGATGGAAGCCGGGGAGAGGACGGCGGCGTCCTGGAGCGCGCTGCTCGCGGCGTATACGAAGGCCGGGCAGTGGGCTGATTGCCTCGAGTCGTTCGGCGCGATGGCGCGCCACGGGTGGAGGCCCGACGAGAGCTCCATGGTGAGCGCGCTCTCGGCGTGCGCGCACCTGGGCGCCTACGACGTCGGCCGGAGCGTCCACTGCGCGCTGCTGAGGAATACCGTGACGCTGAACACGTTCATGGAGACGTCCCTGGTGGACATGTACTCCAAGTGCGGCTGCATCGAGAAGGCAATGGCGGTGTTCGACAGAATGGACGGCAAGAAGAACGAGTGGACGTACAGCGCCATGGTGTCCGGCTTGGCGTTGCACGGGAACGGGCGCAAGGCGCTGCAGGTGTTCGACGCGATGATCAGGGAGGGACACCAGCCCGACGAGGCCGTGTACGTCGGCGTGCTGAACGCGTGCAGCCGCTCGGGGCTGCTCGAGGAAGGCCTCCGGTGCTTCGACTGGATGCGGCTTGAGCGCAAGGTGGCTCCCAATGCGCAGCACTACGGTTGCATGGTGGACCTCATGGCCCGCGCGGGGAGGCTGGACGAAGCGCGCGCTCTCATCGCGAGCATGCCAACGGGTCCCACGGACACGGCCTGGCGGAGCCTGCTCAATGCCTGCCGGATCCACGGCGACATCAAGCTCGCCGGGCGGGCGCTGCGGGAGCTGGCGCGCCTCGGCGGTGCCGTCGCCGGCGACTACATAATCCTCGCGGATATGCACGCCCGGGCCAAGAATTGGGACGAGGCGACCGCGCTCCGGACGGAGGCGGTGGAAAGGGGCCTAGCGCAGGCGCCGGGGTTCAGCGCCGTGGAGGTGCAGGGCGAGATGCACCGGTTCACGTCGCAGGACCGGTCGCACCCCCGGGCGGCCGACATCTACGAGATGCTCCACCAGATGGAGTGGCAGCTCCGGTTCGAGGGCTACAAGCCAGACACGTCGGAGGTGGCGCTGGACGCGGACGACGAGGAGAAGCGGAGCGCCGTCGCCGCCCACAGCCAGAAGCTGGCCATGGCGTTCGGGCTGCTCAGCACGCCGGAAGGGACTCCGGTGAGGATCGTCACCAACCTCCGGATGAGCAATGAGTGCCACGCCTACAGCGCGCTGATATCGGAGATCTTCGGGAGGGAGGTCGTTGTCAGGGACCGGAACCGTTTCCACCGGTTCAGGCGTGGCACCTGCAGCTGCGGGAACTATTGGTAG